One window from the genome of Alkalihalobacillus sp. LMS6 encodes:
- a CDS encoding ABC transporter ATP-binding protein, which produces MSVAIHIDRVVKKYENQTVINGLSVEIKKGELFTLLGPSGCGKTTLLRMIIGFNSIEGGSIKLDDEVINHIPVNKRKMGMVFQNYAIFPHMTVADNIAFGLKAQNQDKQTMRKRIEEMMKVVRIEEHQAKKPDKLSGGQQQRVALARALVINPKVLLMDEPLSNLDAKLRVEMRNAIKDIQQEVGITTVYVTHDQEEALAISDRIAVMNKGVIQQIGKPEAIYLRPRTLFVAQFIGTSNIIKGIITRQGDNHFLSFNDMYKEKLPNLVESVVDGEEVWVSVRPQEFVVTKEANTISGVVNKTMFLGINTHYFVALDSGETVEVVQNIEDHAIIPEGTSVQLKVKPALINVFHRSSEETLIKAGE; this is translated from the coding sequence ATGAGTGTTGCCATTCACATTGATCGTGTCGTAAAAAAATATGAAAACCAGACGGTTATAAATGGGCTATCGGTCGAAATAAAAAAAGGAGAACTTTTTACATTACTTGGTCCTTCTGGATGTGGGAAGACCACATTATTGCGGATGATTATTGGATTTAATTCAATTGAAGGCGGTTCCATCAAGCTTGATGATGAAGTGATTAACCATATTCCTGTTAATAAGCGGAAAATGGGCATGGTGTTTCAAAACTATGCGATTTTCCCTCATATGACGGTTGCCGACAATATTGCATTTGGTTTAAAAGCGCAAAACCAAGATAAACAAACAATGAGAAAGCGAATTGAAGAGATGATGAAAGTTGTTCGGATCGAAGAACACCAAGCAAAAAAGCCTGATAAACTGTCTGGTGGTCAACAGCAACGCGTAGCCCTTGCTCGAGCTTTAGTCATTAATCCGAAAGTGTTATTGATGGATGAACCATTATCAAATCTTGATGCAAAACTACGCGTGGAAATGCGAAACGCGATAAAAGATATTCAGCAAGAAGTAGGCATTACAACAGTCTATGTCACGCATGATCAAGAAGAAGCCCTCGCCATTTCCGATCGAATTGCTGTGATGAATAAAGGGGTTATTCAGCAAATCGGAAAGCCGGAAGCGATTTATCTGCGCCCGCGGACATTGTTTGTCGCTCAATTTATAGGGACTTCAAATATAATAAAAGGTATCATAACGAGGCAAGGCGATAACCACTTTCTTTCATTTAACGATATGTATAAAGAAAAACTTCCTAACTTAGTTGAATCAGTAGTAGATGGGGAAGAAGTGTGGGTATCCGTTCGCCCGCAAGAATTTGTCGTCACAAAAGAGGCAAATACCATCTCTGGAGTTGTTAACAAAACGATGTTTTTAGGGATTAATACTCACTATTTTGTTGCACTTGACTCGGGTGAAACGGTGGAAGTTGTTCAAAATATTGAAGATCATGCGATTATTCCAGAGGGGACATCGGTGCAATTAAAAGTGAAGCCAGCGCTCATTAATGTGTTTCATCGATCTAGTGAAGAGACACTCATAAAGGCAGGTGAATAG
- a CDS encoding iron ABC transporter permease: MARKIFTGWNLITLFILLFFALFILFPVILVLNKSVYDAETSSFSLQHFAHFFDRKFYWVTLWNSIKVTVVATFLAVMIGLPLAYILRRVKIFGSKAIQILIIVSYISPPFIGAYAWIQLLGRGGVITSFINDTFGMNYDGIYGFAGIVLVLTLQSFPLIFIYISGALKNVDNSLIEAAESLGYSGIQRMMKIVVPLITPTLLASALLVFMRVIADFGTPMLIGEGYRTIPVLIYTQFMSEVGGDAGFAAAIATIFIIVTIALFLVQRIISRQYAYSMSALKPMEVKRSFGLKNVLSHSIVYVIALLSILPQLVVIYTSFLETTGGQVYTGRFSLQNYETILFNRDLSMILNTYKLGFFAIIIIVIIGIFISYLTVRKRNAITSTLDTISMLPFVIPGSVLGIALVFAFNDAPFFWTGTAFIMVLAFVIRRMPYTIRSSTAIISQISPSMEEAAISLGASEKRTFFKVVIPMMMPGVLAGAIMSWITILGELSASIILYSSNTQTLAVSIYSEVIRGNFGNASAYSAILTVTSILSLLLFFKLTGKKEMNL, from the coding sequence ATGGCGCGAAAAATTTTCACCGGCTGGAACCTGATCACGTTATTCATTTTACTATTTTTCGCTTTATTTATCTTATTTCCAGTTATTCTTGTTTTGAATAAAAGTGTATATGACGCTGAGACAAGTAGCTTTTCACTTCAGCATTTTGCGCATTTCTTCGATCGTAAATTTTACTGGGTGACATTATGGAATAGCATAAAAGTTACGGTTGTTGCGACCTTTTTGGCGGTTATGATTGGCTTGCCTTTGGCGTATATTCTTAGGAGAGTGAAGATCTTTGGCAGCAAAGCCATTCAAATCTTAATAATTGTCTCTTACATTTCGCCGCCGTTTATTGGGGCATATGCGTGGATTCAATTGCTTGGTCGTGGTGGCGTGATTACATCGTTTATCAATGACACGTTTGGTATGAATTATGACGGAATTTATGGATTTGCTGGTATTGTACTTGTGTTAACACTGCAATCTTTTCCGTTGATCTTCATTTACATTTCAGGCGCTTTGAAAAATGTGGACAATTCACTAATTGAAGCGGCAGAGAGCTTAGGGTATTCTGGAATCCAGCGTATGATGAAAATCGTTGTACCGTTGATAACGCCAACGCTTTTAGCGAGTGCATTGCTTGTGTTTATGCGCGTCATTGCAGATTTTGGGACGCCGATGTTAATTGGTGAAGGTTACCGAACGATTCCCGTATTAATTTACACACAATTTATGAGTGAAGTCGGCGGCGACGCTGGGTTTGCAGCGGCAATCGCAACCATTTTTATTATCGTTACCATTGCCTTATTTTTAGTGCAGCGAATTATTTCAAGACAATATGCTTATTCCATGTCCGCCCTTAAACCAATGGAAGTAAAACGTTCTTTCGGATTGAAAAATGTCCTAAGCCATAGCATCGTTTATGTCATCGCGCTGTTGTCGATTTTACCGCAACTGGTTGTCATCTATACGTCTTTTCTTGAAACAACAGGTGGTCAAGTCTATACTGGACGATTTTCGCTCCAAAACTACGAAACGATTTTGTTTAATCGAGATTTATCAATGATCTTAAATACGTATAAACTAGGCTTTTTTGCCATTATCATCATTGTCATCATTGGCATCTTTATTTCATATTTAACGGTCCGAAAACGAAATGCCATAACGTCTACTCTTGATACCATCTCAATGCTTCCGTTCGTCATTCCGGGATCCGTTCTTGGGATCGCGCTTGTTTTTGCCTTTAATGACGCCCCGTTTTTCTGGACGGGAACGGCATTTATTATGGTGCTTGCATTCGTCATTCGACGTATGCCTTATACGATTCGATCAAGTACAGCGATTATTAGTCAAATCAGCCCGAGTATGGAAGAGGCAGCGATAAGCCTTGGGGCTTCTGAAAAGCGAACGTTTTTTAAAGTGGTTATACCGATGATGATGCCAGGTGTGCTTGCTGGAGCCATTATGAGCTGGATTACCATTCTAGGTGAATTGAGTGCGTCCATTATTTTGTATTCAAGTAACACACAAACACTCGCTGTATCCATTTATTCAGAGGTGATTCGAGGGAATTTTGGCAATGCATCTGCTTATTCGGCGATTTTAACGGTAACATCAATCTTGTCTCTTCTATTATTCTTTAAATTAACGGGAAAAAAAGAAATGAACCTTTAA
- a CDS encoding sensor histidine kinase, with the protein MKTKKLKDEIKRSFFMYAIVVLIFIFIVYGLSLAVSFQNSVVEPSNRNHKKVVNQLESGFMSYYQGVAKLVENDTIRSFLQTGDYSREVYETLYDFRNNEELHAEFVLLDKNETPVATSFYDGMEDEVRRSIALNELIQKSNEQGMFGRRLNQQLRNQNDYVSYAIASPVIENDEINGYALFFLERLSFANQPYTYVVDSYENVVFTNQDFGVTSLGKLDIPLDRKWVRHEGENFYQTKTVLTQLGLKVITLTPITIYWFLLFYGLASILISSFVILLIVWFVTPKIVTSSLQPFDRLVAFMQAKKDQPFFQADHQYEEVQTIYEEYKSRVSEVERLMVENETILEKKRISEMKHLEAKFNPHFLFNVLEMIKYEIHTDPESASNMVVKTAKLMRYNANFGHTIVMLKEDIAYLEDYFSLQKMRYGKRLDYEINVDPFLLKEAQVPKLLIQPLIENAVKHNINQTSRLFIEISIKKKGDSLLIKLIDNGAGMTEQQLEKIKAIYLEEKEVQEQTGLHTVHHLITLLYGKSYGLHMESTLEHGTVVSIILPFKERDLC; encoded by the coding sequence ATGAAAACAAAGAAATTGAAAGACGAAATCAAGCGCTCTTTTTTCATGTATGCAATCGTTGTTCTTATTTTTATTTTTATTGTGTATGGATTATCTCTTGCTGTCAGTTTTCAAAATTCCGTTGTGGAGCCCAGTAATCGCAACCATAAAAAGGTTGTCAATCAACTAGAATCCGGCTTTATGTCATATTATCAAGGAGTGGCAAAACTAGTGGAGAACGACACGATTCGTTCATTCCTTCAAACCGGCGATTACAGTCGAGAAGTATATGAGACGTTGTATGACTTTCGAAATAACGAAGAGCTTCACGCAGAGTTTGTCTTACTTGATAAAAATGAAACCCCCGTTGCCACAAGTTTCTATGATGGAATGGAAGACGAAGTCAGGCGAAGTATCGCGTTAAACGAGCTTATCCAAAAAAGTAATGAACAAGGGATGTTTGGTCGACGGTTAAATCAACAATTAAGAAATCAGAACGATTATGTGTCATATGCTATCGCTTCTCCTGTAATCGAAAATGACGAGATTAATGGCTATGCGCTGTTCTTTTTAGAACGACTATCATTCGCTAATCAACCTTATACGTACGTCGTTGATTCATACGAAAATGTCGTTTTTACAAATCAAGATTTTGGCGTGACGTCTTTAGGAAAGCTAGACATACCTTTAGATAGAAAGTGGGTTCGCCATGAAGGTGAAAATTTCTATCAAACGAAGACGGTTTTAACACAACTAGGTCTAAAGGTCATCACTTTAACGCCCATTACCATCTACTGGTTTTTATTGTTTTATGGACTCGCTTCCATCCTTATCAGTAGCTTCGTCATACTATTAATTGTTTGGTTTGTCACCCCAAAAATTGTTACATCATCCCTACAACCATTTGATCGTTTGGTCGCATTCATGCAAGCAAAAAAGGATCAGCCATTTTTTCAGGCGGATCATCAATATGAAGAAGTCCAAACGATCTATGAAGAATACAAAAGTCGAGTCTCAGAAGTAGAGCGACTTATGGTTGAAAACGAAACTATTTTGGAAAAAAAGAGAATAAGTGAGATGAAGCATCTGGAAGCAAAGTTTAATCCCCATTTTTTGTTTAATGTGCTGGAGATGATTAAATATGAGATACACACAGATCCAGAAAGTGCGTCAAATATGGTTGTAAAAACGGCAAAACTGATGCGCTATAATGCTAATTTTGGTCATACGATCGTGATGCTTAAAGAAGATATTGCCTATTTAGAGGATTATTTTTCCTTGCAGAAAATGAGGTACGGAAAGCGGCTTGACTACGAAATTAACGTGGATCCTTTTTTATTAAAAGAAGCGCAAGTACCGAAATTGCTTATACAGCCGTTAATTGAAAATGCAGTTAAGCACAATATTAATCAAACGAGTAGACTGTTTATTGAAATTTCCATTAAAAAGAAAGGCGATAGTCTGCTGATCAAATTAATAGATAACGGTGCGGGAATGACTGAACAGCAGCTTGAGAAGATCAAAGCCATTTATTTGGAAGAAAAAGAAGTGCAAGAGCAAACGGGTCTTCATACCGTCCATCATTTGATTACGCTCTTATATGGAAAATCATATGGATTACATATGGAATCAACACTTGAACACGGAACAGTTGTATCTATCATACTACCATTTAAGGAGAGAGACCTATGTTGA
- a CDS encoding response regulator encodes MLKVVIVEDEPILLKGLLYRVDWFKNDCVVVGTAESGEEGCQLIHDTQPHIVITDIRMPFKDGVEMLQDTKSIYHYEAIILSGYGEFCYAQQAIRLGVHNYMLKPVDLGELEKTLQELVARIVEKQQMNRSKTSHHILHLKAEWEQPASYTAAAIGYIKEHYQQKVTLAMVSDAIGLSTVSINAKVKQVTGYSFNELLTRYRLLKAVEKLQNEASLIYEVAEQTGFSDYKYFSQVFKKYVGQSPKQFMQEG; translated from the coding sequence ATGTTGAAAGTTGTAATCGTAGAAGACGAGCCCATTCTTTTAAAAGGCCTGCTTTACCGAGTGGACTGGTTTAAAAATGATTGTGTGGTAGTGGGAACTGCCGAAAGTGGGGAGGAAGGGTGTCAATTAATTCACGACACACAACCTCATATTGTTATTACAGATATTCGGATGCCTTTTAAAGATGGAGTAGAAATGTTGCAAGATACAAAGTCTATCTATCATTATGAAGCCATTATTCTTTCTGGTTATGGCGAATTTTGCTACGCCCAGCAAGCAATCCGATTAGGCGTCCATAATTATATGCTTAAACCTGTTGATCTAGGAGAACTTGAAAAAACATTGCAAGAACTGGTAGCACGAATTGTTGAAAAGCAACAGATGAATCGATCCAAGACCTCGCACCACATTCTCCATTTAAAAGCAGAATGGGAACAGCCTGCTTCCTATACTGCTGCTGCGATTGGCTATATTAAGGAACACTATCAGCAAAAGGTAACCCTTGCTATGGTAAGCGATGCGATTGGGCTTTCAACAGTCAGTATAAACGCAAAAGTCAAACAAGTGACAGGATATAGCTTTAATGAGCTCTTAACCAGATATCGTCTTTTAAAAGCGGTCGAAAAACTTCAAAATGAAGCGAGTCTTATATATGAAGTCGCTGAACAAACTGGGTTTAGTGATTACAAATATTTCAGCCAAGTCTTTAAGAAATACGTCGGCCAGTCGCCGAAACAGTTTATGCAAGAAGGGTAA
- a CDS encoding NADP-dependent oxidoreductase, with protein MKQQQIQLRERPDGWPNQETFDYKEIDVQQPHDGEVVLKTRYLSVDPYMRGRMNDAKSYVEPFQVGEPLNGGIVAEVVETKSNDLKVGDVVTGSLDWQEYNTVSANNVRKLNLHGAPMSTALGVLGMPGFTAYFGMYHIGEPKEGETVVISGAAGAVGSIAGQLAKRKGARVVGIVGSKEKADYLRSLGFDEAVNYKEDQVGKALEKACPDGIDVYFENVGGEISDQVWPLLNTFARVPVCGAISAYNLEQGEEDIGRRVQGFLVKSRVKMQGFLVGDFQKDFKEAYVNLSQFVQDGELKFEETIHEGIEKVPDAFLGLFKGENIGKQLVKVSE; from the coding sequence ATGAAACAACAACAAATTCAGTTACGTGAACGTCCGGATGGATGGCCGAACCAAGAAACCTTTGATTATAAAGAAATTGACGTACAGCAGCCACACGACGGGGAAGTTGTTCTGAAGACACGCTACTTATCAGTGGATCCGTACATGCGTGGTCGAATGAACGATGCAAAGTCATATGTGGAGCCGTTTCAAGTTGGTGAACCGTTAAATGGTGGCATTGTAGCAGAAGTTGTTGAAACAAAGTCGAATGATCTTAAAGTCGGTGATGTTGTGACCGGTTCCCTTGATTGGCAGGAATATAATACGGTATCTGCTAACAATGTTCGTAAATTAAATTTACACGGAGCACCCATGTCTACAGCTTTAGGGGTACTAGGGATGCCAGGTTTTACCGCCTACTTTGGAATGTACCATATTGGTGAACCGAAAGAAGGCGAAACCGTAGTGATTTCAGGTGCAGCTGGTGCAGTCGGCTCAATTGCAGGACAACTTGCGAAACGGAAAGGTGCTCGGGTTGTCGGAATTGTTGGTTCTAAAGAAAAAGCAGACTATTTACGCTCACTTGGATTTGATGAAGCAGTGAACTATAAGGAAGACCAAGTCGGTAAAGCGTTAGAAAAAGCTTGTCCAGATGGCATTGATGTCTATTTTGAGAATGTTGGTGGAGAGATTTCTGATCAAGTTTGGCCGCTCCTGAATACATTTGCGCGTGTTCCAGTATGTGGAGCAATTTCTGCTTACAATTTAGAACAAGGTGAAGAGGATATTGGACGTCGCGTGCAAGGCTTTTTAGTGAAATCTCGTGTGAAAATGCAAGGATTTCTTGTTGGTGATTTCCAAAAAGATTTCAAAGAAGCGTATGTAAACTTATCTCAATTTGTACAAGATGGTGAACTAAAATTCGAAGAAACCATACATGAAGGCATCGAAAAAGTACCAGATGCATTTTTAGGCTTGTTTAAAGGGGAAAATATTGGCAAGCAGCTTGTAAAAGTAAGTGAATAG
- a CDS encoding MFS transporter translates to MDKRIYLLTTLTFIVGLVELIVGGILPLIAGDLNISLGQAGLLISAFSFSFAIAGPLLLSLTAKVERKKLIMIVLLLFIFSNGIAVFSTSLTVLLVSRVLSASGAALLVSLCLTIASQISSEANRSRAIGTVLMGVSASLVLGVPLGLFLGNEWGWRAPFIFIVIVTFILMILIHFTLNKIEPRPYVPLRTQLRALGQPKIFLVHSVSILFFIGHLTLYGYLTPFLQSTLQIEGNTISIMYLLFGLAAICGSWFGGFASDRFGNRKTMTIALAFFSLVLFLIPLFTHNGIWLIPLLMLWNFLSWTITPAIQGHLVASAPKTSDIQQSINNSATHVGMAIGSVAGGITIDQFIVEMNATIGGAFAALALIVVIIALKIK, encoded by the coding sequence TTGGACAAACGAATTTATTTATTAACAACGTTAACATTTATTGTTGGTTTAGTTGAGTTAATTGTTGGTGGTATTCTGCCATTAATAGCAGGCGATCTCAATATTTCTCTCGGTCAAGCAGGCTTATTAATTTCTGCTTTCTCTTTTAGTTTTGCAATTGCAGGGCCGCTTTTATTGTCATTGACAGCAAAAGTGGAACGGAAAAAGTTAATTATGATTGTTCTCTTACTATTTATTTTTTCAAACGGTATTGCGGTTTTTAGTACTAGTTTAACGGTTTTATTGGTATCGAGGGTTTTATCTGCCTCAGGGGCTGCACTTCTCGTTTCTTTATGTTTAACGATCGCTTCACAGATCAGCTCGGAGGCAAACCGCTCTAGAGCAATTGGAACCGTATTAATGGGGGTCAGTGCCTCGCTGGTGCTTGGCGTGCCGTTAGGTCTTTTTCTCGGCAATGAATGGGGTTGGCGTGCGCCTTTTATCTTCATTGTCATCGTAACCTTTATTTTAATGATTTTAATCCATTTTACATTAAACAAAATTGAGCCCAGACCATACGTACCCTTAAGAACCCAGCTACGAGCGTTAGGTCAGCCAAAAATATTTTTAGTACATTCCGTCTCCATTCTATTTTTTATTGGACACTTAACCCTTTATGGTTATTTAACACCTTTTCTTCAATCTACTTTACAGATCGAAGGGAATACAATAAGCATCATGTACCTGTTGTTCGGACTTGCAGCTATCTGTGGAAGTTGGTTCGGCGGATTTGCATCCGATCGTTTCGGAAATCGGAAAACGATGACGATTGCGTTAGCATTCTTTTCGCTTGTCCTCTTTTTGATTCCACTCTTCACACATAATGGTATATGGTTAATCCCATTATTGATGCTTTGGAATTTCTTGAGCTGGACCATTACACCAGCCATTCAGGGACATTTAGTGGCTTCTGCTCCAAAAACGTCAGACATCCAGCAAAGCATTAACAATTCTGCCACCCACGTTGGGATGGCGATTGGCTCGGTTGCTGGCGGTATCACAATTGATCAGTTTATCGTTGAAATGAATGCGACCATAGGTGGTGCGTTCGCCGCTCTTGCTTTGATTGTCGTCATTATTGCATTAAAAATTAAATAA
- a CDS encoding RDD family protein, translating to MENNPAGFWVRLGALFLDGLFINLIAWLLGFMFITSWQNGITEIIQFLYLLVVPIVWYGYTIGKRACTIRIIHMDGSNVRFWTMIKRNVVGGLLYVLPTTLPVICLALTLDTRIWAVFSFQTVDFPALTLSNNALTLLTAGLLLSFALLLVSAFMVGVSKSRRSLHDLIAGTYVTRDTPNETEMVYREKI from the coding sequence ATGGAAAATAATCCAGCTGGCTTTTGGGTACGATTAGGTGCCTTGTTTTTGGATGGACTCTTTATTAACCTGATTGCGTGGTTACTTGGTTTTATGTTTATCACGTCTTGGCAAAACGGCATAACCGAAATCATTCAGTTTCTTTATTTACTCGTAGTGCCCATCGTCTGGTACGGTTATACAATTGGAAAACGTGCGTGTACTATTCGAATCATTCATATGGATGGCAGCAACGTGCGCTTTTGGACAATGATTAAGCGGAATGTAGTCGGTGGTCTCCTTTACGTTCTTCCAACTACTCTACCAGTCATTTGTCTTGCTCTTACTTTAGATACGAGAATTTGGGCCGTTTTCTCTTTTCAAACAGTAGACTTTCCAGCTTTAACCTTATCAAATAATGCCTTAACGCTCTTAACGGCAGGCTTACTCTTATCTTTCGCATTATTGCTTGTTAGTGCGTTTATGGTTGGTGTCTCAAAATCTAGACGTTCACTTCACGATTTAATAGCTGGTACCTACGTCACGAGGGATACACCAAACGAAACAGAAATGGTTTACCGAGAGAAGATCTAG